From a single Brassica napus cultivar Da-Ae chromosome C9, Da-Ae, whole genome shotgun sequence genomic region:
- the BNACNNG49940D gene encoding uncharacterized protein BNACNNG49940D — protein MSSGSSSVAQPEKCNDINVAVEESREKATENNNSGLGSDPQEVMSERRSENPSRGYSAVPTENGIMQRYTSETNKIFTCRFCNKRFSASQSLGGHMNAHKRELQWERKRKEMEQMEQEFHFQWMLSQYSQGDLSNDNNLGITSEPFKRICTGLYPSFNSGLMDMNMTVVPRMAPTGFFSGNTFTNGFFSGGLEPMPSYNNYPPMLPRNVPPFPPHRTTNLPSYWYPQENVLNEEDVILKLGNDNIVEIDDDDAVDQPEEGTSKSWGADLSL, from the coding sequence ATGTCTTCTGGAAGCTCTTCCGTGGCCCAACCCGAAAAATGCAATGACATTAACGTGGCTGTGGAGGAGTCCAGGGAGAAGGCAACGGAGAACAACAATTCGGGACTAGGGTCTGATCCTCAGGAAGTTATGTCTGAAAGGAGGAGTGAGAACCCTAGTCGCGGATATAGTGCTGTCCCAACAGAAAACGGCATCATGCAGCGTTACACATCAGAAACTAATAAGATATTCACTTGTCGCTTTTGCAATAAACGGTTCTCAGCCTCTCAAAGCCTAGGTGGTCACATGAACGCGCACAAGAGGGAGCTACAATGGGAAAGGAAGCGGAAGGAGATGGAACAGATGGAACAAGAGTTCCATTTTCAGTGGATGTTAAGTCAATATTCACAAGGTGatttatcaaatgataataaTCTTGGGATCACTTCTGAACCTTTCAAACGCATATGTACCGGCCTTTACCCATCTTTCAATAGCGGACTCATGGACATGAATATGACCGTAGTTCCTCGCATGGCTCCTACTGGCTTCTTCTCAGGGAACACTTTCACTAACGGTTTCTTTTCAGGGGGACTTGAGCCAATGCCCTCCTACAACAACTATCCCCCGATGCTCCCTAGAAACGTTCCTCCTTTTCCTCCACATAGGACTACCAATCTTCCTAGCTATTGGTATCCGCAAGAGAATGTATTGAACGAGGAGGATGTCATCTTAAAGCTAGGAAATGACAATATTGTGGAGATTGATGATGACGATGCTGTTGATCAGCCAGAAGAAGGGACTTCTAAGAGCTGGGGCGCTGATCTATCCCTTTAA